In Sphingobacterium zeae, one genomic interval encodes:
- a CDS encoding serine hydrolase — MKIKPNYRFYSLLVLLLFSVRYLPAQATRADYNYFMEEFQRLFNEKKSDEIYGQSSATYQSKISKEKFSLGMRKFVANVGMMQYFSFVDSTNNGYNYTIQFENSEQLFSVLLDNEKQVRRMNFKELPFFIEDKNFKAESNNPLKDSIDLLVEKIVRPYIQKGAATGIMLAVIDGKRQRKYSYGAIAKTSKQLPDASKSIFEIGSVTKIFTSLLLAKEVVDGNMQLEDPISKYLPDSIPRLAWDGHPITLVQLSNHTAGFPRLPDNIFTTNAVPADPYSHYKVDSLFHFLKKYHVSSQTGVRFSYSNLGAGVLGVALERHSNKSFGQLVIDNICLLLGMKNTSLRDTDVVQGYDEKGRPTSYWHLESLAGSGAIRSTLDDMIIFMKAQLGFKNKLTKAIHLTHQLTFADKDQVMALGWRVKKAGSKAIFHHSGGTGGFRSFVAFDDKSQKAIIILSNVALDVTAVGFSIFENYLDQSPIER; from the coding sequence CGTGCCGATTACAATTATTTTATGGAGGAGTTTCAAAGACTTTTTAATGAAAAAAAATCAGACGAGATTTACGGGCAATCGTCCGCCACTTATCAATCTAAAATTTCAAAAGAAAAGTTTTCGTTGGGAATGCGGAAGTTTGTGGCAAATGTGGGCATGATGCAATATTTTTCTTTTGTTGATTCTACTAACAACGGGTATAATTATACCATTCAATTTGAAAACTCCGAACAATTATTTTCTGTTCTGCTTGATAATGAGAAACAGGTTCGAAGGATGAATTTTAAGGAACTGCCATTTTTCATAGAAGATAAGAATTTCAAAGCAGAAAGTAATAATCCGTTAAAAGACTCCATAGATTTGCTGGTGGAAAAAATCGTCAGGCCTTATATTCAAAAGGGTGCTGCCACAGGTATTATGTTAGCGGTAATTGATGGAAAGCGACAAAGAAAATATAGTTATGGAGCTATTGCTAAGACAAGTAAACAACTTCCAGATGCTTCCAAAAGTATTTTTGAGATTGGTTCAGTTACAAAAATTTTCACCTCACTTTTATTGGCGAAAGAAGTAGTTGATGGCAATATGCAATTAGAGGATCCGATCAGTAAATACCTGCCAGATTCCATTCCTCGTTTAGCATGGGATGGTCATCCGATCACACTTGTGCAATTATCAAATCATACCGCTGGATTTCCTCGGCTCCCGGATAATATTTTTACGACTAATGCCGTTCCAGCAGATCCTTATAGTCATTATAAGGTTGATTCACTCTTCCATTTCCTTAAAAAATATCATGTTTCGTCTCAGACCGGAGTCAGATTTTCTTATTCAAATTTAGGCGCTGGGGTTTTAGGTGTAGCATTAGAACGTCATAGTAACAAAAGTTTTGGACAATTGGTCATTGATAATATTTGTTTGCTCTTGGGAATGAAAAATACATCACTAAGGGATACCGACGTGGTACAAGGATACGATGAAAAAGGCAGGCCAACGTCGTATTGGCACTTGGAATCTTTGGCGGGGTCTGGTGCCATAAGATCTACATTGGACGATATGATTATTTTTATGAAGGCACAGTTAGGCTTCAAAAATAAACTGACAAAGGCCATTCATTTAACTCATCAGCTGACTTTTGCAGATAAAGATCAGGTAATGGCATTAGGGTGGCGTGTTAAAAAAGCTGGAAGTAAGGCGATATTTCATCATTCTGGAGGTACAGGTGGATTTAGGTCTTTTGTGGCATTTGATGATAAATCTCAAAAAGCAATTATTATTCTGTCCAATGTTGCCTTGGATGTTACTGCTGTCGGATTTTCGATATTTGAAAATTACCTAGACCAATCTCCTATTGAAAGATAA
- a CDS encoding VOC family protein → MQKIIPNLWFDSNVQEAAAYYLSVFKNGKIINITYYPNSEAEGLADFQKDFAGKVLTVEFEILGMRLIGINAGPIFKFNEAISLMIPCKDQTEIDYYWEALTSDGGQESVCGWLKDKFGLSWQVSPENWAGLNKRPGAFKKMMGMKKIIIADF, encoded by the coding sequence ATGCAAAAGATTATTCCAAACCTTTGGTTTGACAGCAACGTACAGGAAGCCGCAGCATATTACCTATCGGTTTTCAAAAATGGAAAAATAATCAATATTACGTATTACCCGAATTCGGAAGCCGAAGGACTGGCTGATTTCCAGAAGGATTTTGCCGGAAAGGTGCTTACCGTTGAGTTTGAGATTCTGGGAATGCGCCTCATCGGGATCAATGCCGGACCAATATTCAAATTTAACGAGGCTATTTCCCTGATGATCCCATGTAAAGACCAGACTGAAATAGACTACTATTGGGAAGCACTTACATCGGATGGAGGACAGGAGAGCGTTTGCGGGTGGCTGAAAGACAAATTCGGATTAAGCTGGCAGGTTTCTCCTGAAAATTGGGCGGGACTCAACAAAAGACCGGGCGCATTCAAAAAAATGATGGGAATGAAAAAGATCATTATTGCTGATTTCTAA
- a CDS encoding Imm19 family immunity protein has protein sequence MNRQITQDNLKDNTFFWYTYIKYFNGYDDINEINIDEALEVIGIDKEKLAEWEEQFFSIDKGGESLKFIGGNLEEDITFLIEFQDHEIIFFLNDIYLGNLGGHFEAWFLTWDELLSLQQFEHLFLLMLPMTAIEIHQKDNAKQIIHDHLKTIPKFEQSAEYISKCILNGLVIEELFYEVDEVGTVNNQNHSVRNIRKYPRYRENVVELNKVLKKL, from the coding sequence ATGAATAGACAAATTACGCAAGACAACTTAAAAGACAATACGTTCTTTTGGTATACCTATATTAAATATTTCAATGGGTACGATGACATCAACGAGATCAACATTGACGAAGCACTGGAAGTTATCGGAATTGACAAAGAAAAATTAGCTGAATGGGAAGAACAATTTTTTTCAATAGATAAAGGCGGAGAATCTTTAAAATTTATCGGAGGAAATTTAGAGGAAGATATCACTTTCTTAATTGAATTTCAAGATCATGAAATTATATTTTTTCTTAACGACATTTACTTGGGGAATTTGGGAGGACATTTTGAAGCATGGTTTCTAACTTGGGATGAACTTTTATCACTTCAGCAGTTTGAACACTTATTTCTGCTTATGTTACCAATGACAGCAATTGAAATACATCAAAAAGACAATGCGAAACAGATTATACATGACCATTTAAAAACAATACCAAAGTTTGAACAAAGTGCAGAATATATTTCTAAGTGTATATTAAATGGACTTGTAATTGAAGAGCTCTTTTATGAAGTCGATGAAGTGGGCACCGTAAACAATCAAAATCATAGTGTTCGAAATATTCGAAAATATCCGAGATATCGAGAAAACGTGGTTGAATTAAATAAAGTCTTGAAAAAATTGTGA
- a CDS encoding helix-turn-helix domain-containing protein, whose translation MKIQFYIPEDETLRKYIEGYYFIADDASEGIEEYFTFPNNYCIVSINSDSSVTFSENQISIIPSAKKNIYANLIYNYTTPITIHYERPIKEITLYFKPLGINRFLDNWEIMFSSLQPVDFVSHYDDFEREMSRIFHIFERQIQRNEFEAYWLSKFRYKDFRKIENILVDLESNMKIADIALKNNISRKHLYKLIYKHLGKSPMDYRKIFRFRNTIDSKGRVRNLTELSYKNEFYDQPHFVKDFKALTKSSPNSFFRSVDIEIKNIWRFI comes from the coding sequence TTGAAAATACAGTTTTATATACCAGAAGATGAAACGTTAAGGAAATACATCGAGGGCTACTATTTTATTGCTGACGATGCTTCGGAAGGAATTGAGGAATATTTTACCTTTCCTAATAACTATTGCATTGTTTCCATAAATTCTGATTCAAGCGTTACATTTAGTGAAAATCAGATTTCAATTATTCCTTCTGCAAAAAAAAACATCTATGCTAACTTGATTTATAACTATACCACACCAATAACAATACATTACGAGCGGCCCATTAAAGAAATCACTCTTTATTTTAAGCCGCTTGGAATTAACCGTTTTTTGGATAATTGGGAGATTATGTTTTCTTCTTTGCAACCTGTGGATTTTGTATCTCATTATGATGATTTTGAGAGGGAAATGAGTCGTATTTTTCATATTTTTGAGAGGCAGATTCAACGAAATGAATTTGAAGCTTATTGGCTTTCGAAGTTTAGATACAAAGATTTTCGAAAAATTGAAAATATTTTGGTTGATCTTGAATCTAATATGAAAATCGCAGACATCGCCCTAAAAAATAATATATCAAGAAAGCACCTTTACAAATTGATATACAAACATCTGGGAAAATCCCCCATGGATTACCGGAAGATATTTAGATTTAGGAATACAATCGATAGCAAAGGAAGAGTTAGAAATTTAACAGAATTGTCCTATAAAAACGAATTCTACGATCAGCCCCATTTTGTAAAAGACTTTAAGGCCCTGACCAAATCGAGTCCGAATTCTTTCTTTAGAAGTGTAGATATCGAAATAAAGAATATTTGGCGCTTCATATAG
- a CDS encoding serine hydrolase, with protein sequence MKKRISEFALIIVLLLIALPLFSQLSSQKIDSLMEEALVKLNVAGASIAVVKDGQVIHQKGYGVASISTKEKVTEYTNFQIASNTKAFTAAALAILVDEGKITWDDKVKDYIPEFKMYNDYVTDNFNIVDLLTHRSGLGLGAGDLTFIPDGADFTVKDLFGIFQHFKPVSSFRTKYNYDNLFYIIAGEIIARVSKMSYEGFIQKRIFDPLQMNSSFVGDSNIHNVKNLAAPHSAATGELKKIDRFAIGMIGPAGGIYSNVSDMSKWMLTQLNKGRYGDDLKALLFSSASSGKMWTIQTVLPNFISERYNTQFNGYGLGWVLNDMRGHLTAMHTGGLPGMLSQVMLVPDMKLGVVVLTNTESGGGGLAFAVTRAIIDSYFGLDDAEWIDNRARNLSRHIGATDAVTKKVWAQVDSLNGIKYNRQNLMGMYNDKWFGQMEIYEKNGELRIRSLRSPKLNGRMFFYDKNTFAVKWDYQDMNCDAFVIFDYGKKGKAQSFKMKGISPSIDFSFDFQDLDLKRIN encoded by the coding sequence ATGAAAAAAAGAATATCTGAGTTTGCCTTAATAATAGTGTTGTTATTGATCGCACTTCCACTTTTCTCCCAATTATCGTCTCAAAAGATAGACTCCCTTATGGAAGAAGCTTTGGTTAAATTGAATGTCGCAGGGGCCTCGATTGCAGTTGTGAAAGATGGCCAGGTGATACATCAAAAAGGTTATGGTGTTGCTTCAATTAGCACGAAGGAAAAAGTAACCGAATATACCAACTTCCAAATAGCATCCAACACCAAAGCTTTTACTGCTGCTGCGCTTGCAATATTGGTAGATGAAGGAAAGATAACCTGGGATGATAAAGTGAAAGATTATATTCCAGAATTTAAAATGTACAATGATTATGTGACCGACAATTTTAATATCGTTGATTTACTGACACATCGTAGCGGTCTTGGACTTGGCGCGGGAGATTTAACATTTATTCCCGATGGAGCTGACTTTACAGTGAAAGATCTGTTTGGTATTTTCCAACATTTTAAACCAGTTTCTTCCTTCCGGACAAAATATAATTATGACAATTTATTCTACATCATTGCTGGAGAAATTATTGCCAGGGTGAGTAAGATGAGTTACGAAGGATTTATTCAAAAGAGAATCTTTGATCCTTTGCAGATGAATTCTTCATTTGTCGGAGATTCAAATATTCATAATGTCAAGAATCTGGCAGCACCGCATTCTGCGGCAACCGGTGAATTAAAAAAGATAGACCGGTTTGCTATTGGAATGATTGGACCAGCCGGCGGAATATATTCAAATGTGTCAGACATGTCAAAATGGATGTTAACACAGCTTAATAAGGGGCGGTATGGTGATGATCTAAAAGCATTATTATTTAGTTCTGCCAGTAGCGGAAAGATGTGGACGATTCAAACAGTTCTGCCCAACTTTATTTCAGAGCGGTACAATACGCAGTTTAATGGATATGGATTAGGTTGGGTGTTAAATGATATGAGAGGTCATCTTACTGCTATGCATACCGGTGGCTTACCCGGAATGTTATCACAGGTGATGTTAGTACCGGATATGAAGTTGGGAGTTGTTGTTTTGACCAATACAGAAAGCGGGGGCGGGGGGCTGGCATTTGCTGTTACTAGAGCTATTATTGACAGTTATTTCGGCTTAGATGATGCGGAGTGGATCGACAACAGAGCCCGAAATCTCTCGCGTCACATTGGTGCAACAGATGCGGTAACAAAGAAAGTTTGGGCACAGGTAGATTCTTTGAATGGTATCAAATACAATCGTCAGAATTTAATGGGTATGTATAACGATAAATGGTTTGGACAAATGGAAATTTATGAGAAGAATGGTGAGCTTAGAATCAGGAGTTTGCGTTCGCCAAAATTAAATGGCCGCATGTTCTTTTATGATAAAAATACGTTTGCCGTGAAATGGGATTATCAAGATATGAATTGTGATGCGTTTGTGATATTTGATTATGGTAAAAAAGGTAAAGCACAATCATTTAAAATGAAAGGAATATCACCTTCAATTGATTTTAGTTTCGACTTTCAAGATCTAGATTTAAAGCGAATAAATTAA
- a CDS encoding serine hydrolase domain-containing protein, with amino-acid sequence MCLLKCSKNISVLIVLFAFLGDTTLVAQEKLNEYFDHLFRNNKMMGSVAVLHNDSLFYTSSIGYADVDSKRKNDSSTKFRIASNTKTYTAVLILKAVEEQKLRLDTHLSTFYPQIKNSEKITIEQLLKHRSGIANFTEIDGNEIWEQEFHTEAEVFTYIKDLKSNFEPNTAFEYSNTNYVLLGFILEKVYQKSYATLLNEKICKPLKLTNTYFSAETDPNRHEAVSYNIQNKYIKNSNVNFSNHPASGGIATTAVELNRFLSGLFEGKLISKESLELMLPESKGEYGMGIEKALFKNPIGYIHGGRIENYFSDYWYFPAEKLGIVTLCNAVNINLGEVQNTLIQYVYGRDPILPDFNKTKDLTEDKFRKIAGTYRYKEGSQTMTISSDGKNLIGQLSDNGQMYVPYRYKSDYTFVYDDEGSILEFMPDEQRLLLKDGDLVLEFTRI; translated from the coding sequence ATGTGTTTGCTAAAATGTAGTAAGAATATCTCCGTGCTTATTGTTTTATTTGCTTTTCTCGGCGATACAACATTGGTAGCGCAAGAAAAGTTAAATGAGTATTTTGATCATCTTTTCCGAAATAATAAAATGATGGGAAGTGTAGCGGTACTGCACAATGATAGTCTATTTTATACAAGTTCAATAGGCTATGCCGATGTTGATTCTAAAAGAAAAAACGATAGCAGTACAAAATTCCGTATTGCATCCAATACAAAAACTTACACGGCTGTTTTAATTCTCAAGGCTGTAGAAGAACAAAAACTACGTTTGGATACCCATCTTTCTACATTTTATCCCCAAATTAAAAATTCAGAAAAAATCACTATAGAGCAATTATTGAAGCATCGTAGCGGAATAGCTAACTTTACTGAAATCGATGGGAACGAAATATGGGAGCAGGAATTTCATACAGAGGCAGAAGTTTTTACCTATATTAAGGATTTGAAGAGCAATTTTGAACCAAATACTGCCTTCGAATACAGCAATACGAATTATGTGCTATTAGGGTTTATATTGGAGAAAGTATATCAGAAGTCTTACGCTACACTGTTAAATGAAAAGATATGCAAACCACTTAAACTTACCAATACCTACTTCTCTGCAGAGACAGATCCCAATAGACATGAAGCGGTATCGTATAATATTCAAAATAAATATATTAAAAATTCAAATGTAAATTTTTCCAATCATCCCGCTAGCGGTGGTATAGCGACTACAGCTGTAGAACTTAATCGATTTCTTTCAGGACTGTTTGAGGGTAAATTAATCTCCAAGGAGAGCCTTGAGTTAATGTTACCCGAGAGTAAGGGGGAATACGGAATGGGAATAGAAAAAGCACTATTTAAGAATCCAATAGGGTATATTCACGGTGGTAGAATTGAAAATTATTTCTCGGATTATTGGTATTTTCCCGCGGAAAAGCTAGGGATCGTGACTTTGTGTAACGCGGTTAATATTAACCTAGGGGAAGTCCAAAATACACTCATTCAATATGTTTATGGTAGAGATCCCATCTTACCCGATTTCAATAAAACAAAAGACCTGACTGAGGATAAGTTTCGCAAAATAGCAGGAACCTATCGATATAAGGAGGGGAGTCAAACAATGACGATTTCTTCAGATGGCAAGAATTTGATCGGTCAGTTATCAGACAATGGACAGATGTATGTTCCTTATCGCTATAAGTCAGACTATACATTTGTGTATGATGATGAAGGTAGCATTTTAGAGTTTATGCCCGACGAACAACGCTTGTTGTTGAAAGATGGAGACTTGGTGCTTGAATTTACGAGAATATAA
- a CDS encoding DUF4932 domain-containing protein, with amino-acid sequence MKEKMNRQAYGIWQTMLNVALVRAAVIKYQKDHNFSAEEISKETNGQLDRGFLWIEKLV; translated from the coding sequence GTGAAGGAAAAAATGAACCGGCAGGCATACGGTATCTGGCAAACGATGTTGAATGTGGCATTGGTTCGAGCTGCGGTTATTAAATATCAGAAAGATCATAATTTCAGCGCCGAAGAAATCTCAAAAGAAACCAATGGACAGCTAGATAGGGGATTTCTTTGGATTGAAAAACTTGTTTAA